A window of the Butyricimonas virosa genome harbors these coding sequences:
- a CDS encoding 3'-5' exonuclease, whose amino-acid sequence MFLFFDTETTGLPQRWNAPVTEVDNWPRLVQLAWIMCDDKGNIIEERSDIIKPEGFSIPVEASSVHGITTIKAQEEGLDLLSSLELFSDKIDVAYALIGHNISFDECIVGAEFERKRMMTSLFLKPKYCTMKMSTNYCKLPGGKQGFKSPKLSELHQVLFGEGFENAHDALADVRATVRCFWKLKELKVI is encoded by the coding sequence ATGTTTTTATTTTTTGATACGGAAACGACGGGACTTCCGCAGCGTTGGAATGCTCCCGTGACGGAGGTTGATAATTGGCCCCGGTTGGTGCAGCTTGCGTGGATTATGTGTGATGATAAGGGGAATATTATCGAGGAACGTAGCGATATTATTAAACCGGAAGGGTTTTCTATTCCGGTGGAGGCATCCAGTGTACACGGGATTACCACAATAAAAGCCCAGGAGGAAGGGCTAGATTTGTTATCAAGCTTAGAGCTGTTTTCGGATAAGATAGATGTGGCCTATGCCTTGATCGGGCATAATATCAGTTTTGACGAATGTATTGTGGGGGCTGAATTCGAGCGGAAACGGATGATGACTTCTTTATTTCTGAAACCGAAATACTGTACGATGAAAATGTCCACGAATTATTGTAAATTGCCGGGTGGAAAACAGGGATTCAAATCTCCGAAGTTATCCGAGTTACACCAGGTTTTGTTCGGGGAGGGATTCGAGAATGCTCATGATGCTTTGGCAGATGTGCGGGCAACTGTTCGTTGTTTCTGGAAATTGAAAGAGTTAAAAGTGATTTAA
- the recN gene encoding DNA repair protein RecN — MIKNIHIGNYALIDKTNIGLEKGFTIITGETGAGKSILLGAIGLTLGQRADVAAIMDKNRKCVVEITYDVVGYDLQPWFADNDLDYDDEVVVRRELTADGKSRAFINDTPVNNKLLKEFGSFLIDVHSQHQSLLIGQPEYQLEILDAFCGNQALLKDYRVKYTRRQGLLSELTSLKQRAKEAEQEEDYLKFQFNQLDEARLREGEQQELEEELAVLNNAENIKSAFSESTYVLTESDNPVIQALKGVKNRMATLEGIVKEATDYEQRLSSVILELEDIADESERMAERVEYNPARVDVINERLNVMYDLLHKHRLEKVEELIALKDELGKKLKGIQSFAEQIEILEKQIKSVETEMDSLAGKLHKARVASEEKLREEMRGLLVSMGIKHAVFRVMITPLDHFTATGKDDVSFLFSANKNQEPGELVKVASGGEISRLMLSLKYILSRTKQLPVIIFDEIDTGVSGEIAHRMAEMMKEMARRMQVISISHLPQIAAAGDHHFKVYKEDDQVGTISRIRRLTDEERVAEIAGMISGSVVSDAALENARLLLGQF; from the coding sequence ATGATAAAGAACATCCATATAGGAAATTACGCTTTGATCGATAAAACGAATATCGGGCTAGAGAAGGGATTTACGATTATTACCGGGGAAACAGGTGCGGGAAAATCCATTTTGTTGGGTGCGATCGGGCTGACGTTGGGACAGCGGGCTGATGTTGCAGCCATTATGGATAAGAACAGGAAATGCGTGGTCGAGATCACGTATGATGTCGTGGGGTACGATTTACAGCCATGGTTTGCTGATAACGACTTGGATTATGACGACGAGGTGGTTGTGAGACGAGAATTGACGGCAGACGGCAAATCGAGGGCGTTTATTAATGATACTCCCGTTAATAACAAATTATTGAAAGAGTTTGGGAGTTTCTTGATCGACGTACATTCACAACATCAGTCCTTACTTATCGGGCAACCGGAATATCAATTGGAAATACTGGATGCTTTTTGCGGTAATCAAGCGTTGTTGAAAGATTACCGGGTAAAATATACCCGCCGACAGGGATTGTTGTCAGAACTGACTTCACTAAAACAGCGGGCAAAAGAGGCCGAGCAAGAGGAAGATTATTTGAAATTTCAGTTTAACCAGCTGGATGAAGCCCGTCTGCGAGAAGGAGAACAGCAGGAGTTGGAGGAAGAGCTGGCCGTGTTGAATAACGCGGAGAATATTAAATCTGCCTTTTCCGAATCGACGTATGTATTAACGGAATCGGATAATCCCGTTATTCAGGCCTTGAAAGGGGTGAAAAATAGAATGGCAACATTGGAGGGAATTGTGAAAGAGGCCACTGACTACGAGCAGCGTTTGAGTTCGGTGATTCTCGAACTGGAAGATATAGCCGATGAATCAGAACGAATGGCGGAACGAGTGGAATACAACCCGGCAAGAGTTGACGTGATCAACGAGCGATTGAACGTGATGTATGATTTGCTACACAAGCACCGGTTGGAAAAAGTCGAGGAACTGATCGCTTTAAAGGATGAGTTAGGGAAGAAGTTGAAAGGAATACAATCCTTTGCGGAACAGATCGAAATATTGGAAAAACAAATTAAGTCCGTGGAGACGGAAATGGATTCGTTGGCGGGTAAGCTACATAAAGCCCGTGTGGCATCGGAGGAGAAATTGAGAGAAGAGATGCGGGGATTGCTGGTAAGCATGGGGATTAAACATGCTGTGTTCAGGGTTATGATCACCCCATTGGATCATTTTACGGCTACGGGAAAAGATGACGTGAGTTTTCTGTTTTCGGCGAACAAAAATCAAGAGCCGGGAGAGCTGGTAAAAGTGGCGTCCGGGGGAGAAATTTCCCGGTTGATGTTGTCGCTGAAGTACATCCTGTCCCGTACGAAACAGTTGCCAGTCATTATCTTTGACGAGATAGACACGGGGGTTTCCGGGGAAATCGCTCACCGGATGGCCGAGATGATGAAAGAGATGGCTCGCCGGATGCAGGTGATCAGTATTTCCCATTTGCCCCAGATTGCTGCGGCGGGAGATCACCACTTTAAGGTATATAAAGAAGACGATCAGGTGGGAACAATTTCCCGTATCCGTCGTTTAACAGATGAAGAGCGGGTGGCGGAAATAGCCGGAATGATCAGCGGGAGTGTTGTCAGTGATGCAGCGTTGGAGAATGCCCGGTTGCTACTCGGTCAATTTTAA
- a CDS encoding enoyl-ACP reductase, which yields MSYNLLKGKKGIIFGALNEMSIAWKVAEKCLEEGAEIVLTNTELSIRMGQIKDFAEKNNVPLIPADATSEEDLERLFKEAMELLGGKIDFILHSVAMSLNVRKKRPYDNLDYDFLQKTLDISAISFHKVLQTAKKLDAINEWGSVVALSYVAAQRTMFEYNDMADAKAMLESIARSFGYIYGREKRVRVNTISQSPTITTAGSGIKGFDSLIDFAERMSPLGNASADECANYCITLFSDLTRKVTMQNLFHDGGFSSMGMSYRAMHQYNKSFENGETK from the coding sequence ATGAGTTACAATTTATTGAAAGGAAAAAAGGGGATAATATTCGGAGCGTTGAATGAGATGTCCATTGCGTGGAAAGTGGCGGAGAAATGTTTGGAAGAGGGGGCTGAGATCGTGTTGACGAACACTGAATTATCTATCCGGATGGGACAAATCAAGGATTTTGCGGAGAAGAATAATGTTCCATTGATTCCTGCAGATGCAACTAGTGAGGAAGATTTGGAGCGTTTATTTAAAGAGGCGATGGAATTGTTGGGAGGGAAGATTGATTTTATATTACACTCGGTAGCCATGTCGTTGAACGTGAGAAAAAAACGTCCTTACGATAATCTGGATTACGATTTTTTACAAAAAACATTGGATATTTCGGCTATTTCTTTTCATAAGGTTCTCCAGACGGCGAAGAAATTGGATGCGATTAATGAATGGGGGTCTGTTGTGGCGCTTTCATACGTGGCTGCGCAGCGTACCATGTTCGAATATAATGATATGGCGGATGCCAAGGCGATGTTGGAGTCTATTGCCCGTAGTTTCGGGTATATTTACGGACGAGAAAAACGAGTTCGTGTCAACACGATTTCACAGTCCCCGACGATAACCACGGCTGGTAGCGGCATAAAAGGTTTTGATTCTCTGATAGATTTTGCAGAACGGATGTCCCCGTTGGGAAATGCCTCTGCCGATGAGTGTGCGAATTATTGTATTACCTTGTTTTCTGACTTGACTCGTAAAGTAACCATGCAGAATTTGTTCCACGATGGTGGGTTCTCCAGCATGGGTATGAGCTACCGGGCTATGCACCAGTATAACAAGAGTTTTGAAAACGGCGAAACGAAATAA